The Leucobacter viscericola genome includes a window with the following:
- the sdhA gene encoding succinate dehydrogenase flavoprotein subunit, which translates to MTTNTHEGEEVTVKDGVTYHQFDVVIVGAGGAGMRAAIEAGPKAKTAVITKLYPTRSHTGAAQGGMAAALANVEDDNWEWHTFDTVKGGDYLVDQDAAEILAKEAIDAVIDLENMGLPFNRTAEGKIDQRRFGGHTRDHGKAPVRRACYAADRTGHMILQTLFQNCVKLGVNFFNEYYVLDLVMTEENGKKRPSGVVAYELSTGELHVFQAKSIVFATGGFGKIFKTTSNAHTLTGDGVGIIWRKGLPLEDMEFYQFHPTGLAGLGILLTEGARGEGAILRNASGERFMERYAPTIKDLAPRDIVARCMVQEVLDGRGAGPHKDYVYLDCTHLGAEVLETKLPDITEFARTYLGVDPVTEPVPVFPTAHYAMGGIPTNVQGEVLADNDTIVPGLYAAGECACVSVHGSNRLGTNSLLDINVFGKRSGNGAADYANQADFVKLPSDPAKEVRELVEHFRTGTGTERVADIRKELQEAMDRGAQVFRTEESLTEVLGVIHGLRERYKNVGVQDRGKRFNTDLLEAIELGFLLDLAEVLAYAARNRKESRGGHMRDDFPNRDDENYMQHTMAYLSGDPHSADPEDHIRLDWKPVVFTKNDKGELNYPPMERKY; encoded by the coding sequence GTGACCACCAACACCCACGAGGGCGAGGAAGTGACCGTCAAGGACGGCGTCACTTACCACCAGTTCGACGTTGTGATCGTCGGCGCCGGCGGCGCTGGCATGCGTGCCGCCATTGAGGCCGGCCCGAAGGCAAAGACCGCCGTTATTACCAAGCTGTACCCGACCCGCTCGCACACCGGTGCGGCGCAGGGTGGCATGGCCGCGGCGCTCGCAAACGTCGAGGACGACAACTGGGAGTGGCACACCTTCGACACCGTCAAGGGTGGCGACTACCTCGTTGACCAGGACGCGGCTGAGATTCTCGCGAAGGAGGCCATCGACGCGGTCATCGACCTCGAGAACATGGGCCTGCCCTTCAACCGCACGGCAGAGGGCAAGATCGACCAGCGCCGCTTCGGTGGTCACACGCGTGACCACGGCAAGGCTCCGGTTCGCCGCGCCTGCTACGCCGCTGACCGCACCGGCCACATGATTCTGCAGACGCTGTTCCAGAACTGCGTCAAGCTCGGCGTCAACTTCTTCAACGAGTACTACGTGCTCGACCTCGTGATGACCGAGGAGAACGGCAAGAAGCGCCCCTCCGGTGTTGTTGCTTACGAGCTCTCGACCGGTGAGCTGCACGTGTTCCAAGCGAAGTCGATCGTGTTCGCGACCGGCGGCTTCGGCAAGATCTTCAAGACGACGTCGAACGCACACACCCTCACCGGTGACGGCGTTGGCATCATCTGGCGCAAGGGCCTGCCCCTCGAAGACATGGAGTTCTACCAGTTCCACCCGACGGGCCTCGCTGGCCTCGGCATCCTGCTGACCGAGGGTGCCCGCGGTGAGGGCGCTATCTTGCGTAACGCGAGTGGCGAGCGCTTCATGGAGCGTTACGCGCCCACCATTAAGGATCTTGCTCCGCGTGACATCGTCGCCCGCTGCATGGTGCAGGAGGTGCTTGACGGCCGCGGCGCTGGCCCCCACAAGGACTACGTCTACCTCGACTGCACCCACCTCGGTGCAGAGGTGCTCGAGACCAAGCTCCCCGACATTACGGAGTTCGCGCGCACCTACCTCGGTGTCGATCCGGTCACCGAGCCCGTGCCCGTCTTCCCGACCGCGCACTACGCGATGGGCGGGATCCCGACCAACGTGCAGGGTGAGGTTCTGGCCGACAACGACACGATCGTGCCCGGCCTCTACGCCGCCGGCGAGTGCGCCTGCGTTTCGGTGCACGGCTCGAATCGCCTCGGCACCAACTCGCTGCTCGATATCAACGTCTTCGGCAAGCGCTCGGGTAACGGCGCGGCCGACTACGCGAACCAGGCCGACTTTGTGAAGCTGCCGTCTGATCCCGCGAAGGAAGTTCGCGAGCTGGTCGAGCACTTCCGTACCGGCACGGGCACCGAGCGCGTCGCAGACATCCGCAAGGAGCTGCAGGAGGCGATGGATCGCGGCGCTCAGGTGTTCCGCACCGAGGAGTCCCTCACCGAGGTGCTCGGTGTGATCCACGGCCTGCGTGAGCGCTACAAGAACGTTGGGGTGCAGGATCGCGGCAAGCGCTTCAACACCGACCTGCTTGAGGCGATCGAGCTCGGCTTCCTGCTCGACCTTGCAGAGGTGCTCGCCTACGCGGCGCGTAACCGCAAGGAGAGCCGTGGCGGCCACATGCGCGACGACTTCCCCAATCGTGATGATGAGAACTACATGCAGCACACGATGGCCTACCTCTCGGGCGACCCGCACTCCGCGGACCCCGAGGACCACATCCGGCTTGATTGGAAGCCGGTTGTGTTCACGAAGAACGACAAGGGCGAACTGAACTACCCGCCGATGGAGAGGAAGTACTAG
- a CDS encoding succinate dehydrogenase hydrophobic membrane anchor subunit, with translation MTMTIESPRSQTPAKKRTNWEKWGWVYMRVSGVLLVVLVFGHLFSNLMIGDGVHAIDFGFVGGKLSNPFWMVWDTLLLWLALIHGANGMRTIVNDYVSRPGLAKAFKVALFLSAALLILLGTFVIYTLDPCPAGADPSLVASFCSTR, from the coding sequence ATGACTATGACGATTGAATCCCCGCGTTCACAGACGCCGGCTAAGAAGCGCACCAACTGGGAAAAGTGGGGCTGGGTGTACATGCGCGTCTCGGGCGTGCTGCTCGTGGTGCTGGTGTTCGGCCACCTGTTCTCGAACCTCATGATCGGTGACGGTGTTCACGCGATTGACTTCGGCTTTGTTGGCGGCAAGCTTTCAAACCCGTTCTGGATGGTGTGGGACACACTCCTGCTGTGGCTCGCTCTGATTCACGGCGCAAACGGCATGCGCACGATCGTGAACGACTACGTGTCGCGACCGGGTCTTGCCAAGGCATTTAAGGTGGCGCTTTTCCTTTCGGCGGCGCTGCTGATTCTGCTCGGCACCTTCGTGATCTACACGCTTGATCCCTGCCCCGCGGGAGCGGATCCCTCGCTCGTCGCGTCGTTCTGCTCGACGCGCTAG
- the sdhC gene encoding succinate dehydrogenase, cytochrome b556 subunit, giving the protein MAEVAPAAKKKSRPGGTLYRGNEGMWSWVLHRITGVAIFFFLLVHVLDTALIRVSPEAYNAVMSTYKTPIMGLGEAALVAAIVFHAFNGIRIILVDYWRKGAQYQRVMFWIVIVAWVITMAGFLPRHLMNVFGH; this is encoded by the coding sequence ATGGCAGAGGTCGCACCGGCGGCGAAAAAGAAGAGTCGCCCGGGTGGCACGCTCTATCGTGGCAACGAGGGAATGTGGTCGTGGGTGTTGCACCGGATTACCGGCGTCGCCATCTTCTTCTTCTTGCTCGTACACGTGCTCGATACCGCGCTTATTCGCGTGAGCCCCGAGGCGTACAACGCCGTGATGAGCACCTACAAGACCCCGATCATGGGCCTTGGCGAGGCGGCTCTTGTCGCTGCGATTGTGTTCCACGCGTTCAACGGCATCAGGATCATCCTGGTTGACTACTGGCGCAAGGGTGCTCAGTACCAGCGAGTGATGTTCTGGATTGTGATCGTGGCATGGGTTATCACCATGGCTGGCTTCCTGCCGCGTCACCTGATGAACGTATTCGGTCACTAG
- a CDS encoding cyclase family protein: protein MSQHRFVDLSHTLREGLITLPGVPAPFLTPHLRRGEGSYAPGTDFSMDVFSIPGNTGTYFDTAWHRYEDGADLADLELSTLVDLPTEVFHLADSALRGIPASVFHDRDVRGRAVLLHTGWDRHFGTPSYGDPAPFLTAEAVDYLASQEVTLVGIDSVNIDDMSAESQGERPAHSVFLANGIHIVEHLTCLEQLPSSGSLFTAVPPKFVGTGTFTVRAFAKVPTTAG, encoded by the coding sequence ATGAGCCAGCACCGCTTCGTAGACCTCAGCCACACTCTGCGAGAGGGCCTCATCACCCTGCCGGGTGTGCCCGCCCCATTTCTCACGCCGCATTTGCGCCGGGGTGAGGGTTCATACGCACCGGGCACCGATTTTTCAATGGATGTCTTCTCCATTCCCGGCAACACCGGCACGTACTTCGACACGGCTTGGCACCGCTATGAAGACGGTGCAGATCTCGCCGACCTCGAACTCTCAACCCTCGTTGACCTGCCAACCGAGGTGTTTCACCTCGCCGACTCAGCTCTTCGTGGCATTCCCGCCAGCGTGTTCCACGATCGGGACGTGCGGGGTCGGGCCGTGCTGCTGCACACCGGCTGGGATCGTCACTTCGGAACGCCGAGTTATGGCGATCCTGCCCCCTTCCTCACCGCCGAGGCGGTCGACTACCTCGCTTCACAAGAGGTAACCCTCGTTGGGATCGACTCCGTCAACATCGACGATATGTCGGCCGAGTCACAGGGTGAGCGTCCCGCCCACTCCGTGTTTCTCGCGAACGGAATTCATATCGTTGAGCACCTCACCTGCCTTGAACAACTTCCGTCGAGCGGATCCCTGTTTACTGCCGTACCGCCGAAGTTTGTTGGAACCGGCACATTTACGGTCCGCGCGTTTGCAAAAGTCCCGACCACGGCGGGATAA
- a CDS encoding mannose-1-phosphate guanylyltransferase — protein sequence MPKATTHPSALDRLTCVIPAGGVGSRLWPLSRANAPKFLLDLTGSGDSLLRATWDRLAPVAPPERIMVVTGNAHRDSVAAQLPELLPENLVTESEPKDSSAAIGLAAAILELRDPDAILGSFAADHVIRGDVLFQRAVATAAQAADQGYIATIGIHPSHPATGFGYIACGSARGDLAPFDVYEVTEFVEKPSAEKASDYVEAGGYLWNAGMFIAKASVLLDQMALAEPDMVRSLREMAAAWGTERSADVRERLWPVLPKIAIDYTVAEPAAAANKMVCVAAHFDWDDVGDFASVANLLTRGRGSDLAVLGDGAQVLSDGSSGIVVSESDRLVALVGMEDVVVVDTADVLLVTSKSRAQDVKSLVNRMKVSGGGHLL from the coding sequence ATGCCCAAGGCAACTACTCACCCCTCCGCGCTCGACCGACTCACCTGCGTCATCCCCGCTGGCGGAGTCGGCTCTCGGCTATGGCCCCTCTCGCGCGCGAACGCCCCCAAGTTTCTGCTCGATCTCACCGGATCAGGCGACTCCCTGTTGCGAGCCACCTGGGATCGGCTTGCGCCGGTTGCACCACCCGAGCGCATCATGGTGGTCACCGGTAACGCGCACCGCGATTCTGTCGCCGCGCAGTTGCCCGAGTTGCTTCCCGAAAACCTCGTGACCGAGAGCGAGCCCAAAGACTCCTCCGCCGCCATCGGCCTTGCGGCAGCGATCCTCGAGCTGCGCGATCCCGACGCCATCCTCGGCTCTTTCGCCGCCGACCACGTGATTCGCGGCGACGTGCTCTTCCAGCGTGCGGTCGCAACGGCGGCGCAGGCGGCTGACCAGGGCTACATTGCAACGATCGGGATCCACCCCTCGCACCCGGCAACCGGCTTCGGATACATTGCCTGCGGTTCAGCCCGCGGCGATCTCGCACCGTTTGACGTCTACGAGGTCACCGAGTTCGTGGAGAAGCCGAGCGCCGAGAAGGCGAGCGACTACGTTGAGGCGGGCGGGTACCTCTGGAATGCCGGCATGTTTATTGCGAAGGCATCGGTGCTGCTCGACCAGATGGCGCTCGCCGAGCCCGACATGGTGCGCTCGCTGCGCGAGATGGCAGCCGCCTGGGGCACCGAGCGCAGCGCAGATGTGCGCGAGCGACTCTGGCCAGTGCTGCCAAAGATTGCCATCGACTACACGGTTGCCGAGCCCGCAGCGGCCGCCAACAAGATGGTGTGTGTAGCTGCCCACTTTGACTGGGACGACGTGGGCGACTTCGCCAGCGTCGCGAACCTGCTGACTCGCGGCCGCGGCAGCGACCTCGCGGTGCTCGGTGACGGCGCCCAGGTGCTGTCAGACGGCTCGAGCGGCATCGTCGTCTCAGAGAGCGACCGCCTTGTGGCCCTCGTTGGTATGGAAGACGTGGTGGTGGTCGACACCGCTGACGTGCTGCTCGTCACTTCGAAGAGCCGCGCGCAAGACGTCAAGAGCCTGGTCAACCGCATGAAGGTTTCTGGCGGCGGGCACCTGCTCTAG
- a CDS encoding MFS transporter, whose protein sequence is MAAATSALFLRLAPSIYGPTILFTLGEYAILPLVPSLAVARGASLGLAGFIATAVVVGQLVGNLPASWVVSRAGERVAMLIASGVSLFAAVGIALAPNPALLGVAVFVVGFAAATFGLARHSFMTTRVPVNFRARALSLLGGSNRLGRFAGPFLAAGIVAATGSPDATVWAFIVCIGLTALLVGFAPDPERIVPPTNSAATSPAAASAESGGIIAAVREGHAPLFRVGSCAAILSGLRSVKDVLLPLWGISIGMDAAGIALVVGLCGAIDFALFYTSGQVMDRFGRLWAALPSTAAMALSFLALALTHDVPNAVTWLIIGAIVVGIGNGLSSGIVLTLGADLAPAGNPAPFLAAWRTLVDFGGATAPLAASAIAVASLPAAMAASGVLAILGVVGFARWVPRYVPHLRKSR, encoded by the coding sequence ATGGCAGCCGCAACCTCCGCCCTCTTCCTGAGGCTAGCCCCCAGCATTTATGGGCCCACAATACTGTTCACCCTGGGTGAGTACGCGATTCTGCCTCTTGTGCCCTCTCTTGCGGTTGCGCGGGGTGCAAGTCTTGGTCTTGCGGGTTTTATCGCGACGGCCGTGGTGGTGGGTCAACTCGTCGGCAATCTCCCTGCCAGCTGGGTGGTGTCGCGGGCGGGGGAGCGGGTGGCGATGCTGATCGCCTCGGGGGTTTCGTTGTTCGCGGCCGTGGGAATCGCCCTGGCCCCGAATCCTGCACTTCTTGGTGTCGCGGTTTTTGTGGTGGGGTTTGCCGCCGCCACTTTCGGGCTAGCGCGGCACTCGTTTATGACCACGCGGGTGCCCGTGAACTTTCGCGCCAGGGCCCTGTCACTCCTCGGTGGCTCTAACCGACTCGGGCGGTTCGCGGGGCCGTTCCTCGCAGCCGGAATTGTCGCGGCGACGGGATCGCCCGATGCGACGGTGTGGGCGTTCATTGTGTGCATTGGCCTCACGGCGCTGCTCGTTGGGTTCGCACCCGATCCCGAACGCATTGTGCCGCCGACTAACTCGGCAGCAACCTCGCCGGCAGCAGCGTCTGCCGAGTCGGGTGGCATTATTGCGGCGGTGCGCGAGGGGCACGCTCCGCTGTTTCGTGTCGGCAGTTGCGCCGCGATCCTGTCTGGCCTGCGGTCGGTGAAAGACGTTCTTCTTCCGCTGTGGGGCATCTCAATTGGAATGGACGCAGCGGGAATTGCCCTTGTGGTGGGCTTGTGTGGAGCGATCGACTTCGCGCTGTTTTACACGAGCGGTCAGGTCATGGACCGTTTCGGGCGGCTGTGGGCGGCATTGCCCTCGACGGCCGCGATGGCACTGAGTTTTCTTGCGCTCGCCCTCACCCACGATGTGCCCAACGCGGTGACCTGGCTGATTATCGGTGCGATTGTGGTCGGCATCGGTAATGGGCTCTCGAGCGGGATCGTGCTCACGCTTGGAGCGGACCTCGCCCCAGCGGGCAACCCCGCCCCGTTTCTTGCCGCCTGGCGAACCCTGGTCGATTTTGGCGGGGCGACCGCGCCACTCGCGGCCTCCGCTATCGCCGTAGCGTCACTCCCGGCAGCGATGGCCGCGAGCGGTGTGCTCGCCATTCTGGGTGTGGTCGGATTCGCGCGCTGGGTGCCGCGCTATGTTCCGCACCTGCGCAAGTCGAGGTGA
- a CDS encoding helix-turn-helix domain-containing protein, producing the protein MPKTHSAAAVEIGRRIREVRQLLGISLEDLGELSEIGWTSIGRIERGASSPNAETLVRLATALEVDPGQFLTGITASDYGKRAHQITVRDLIKARREQG; encoded by the coding sequence ATGCCTAAAACCCACTCTGCTGCCGCCGTTGAAATCGGCCGCCGCATTCGAGAGGTGAGGCAACTACTCGGTATCTCGCTCGAGGATCTGGGTGAACTCTCTGAGATTGGTTGGACCAGTATCGGGCGAATTGAGCGAGGTGCTTCAAGCCCCAACGCGGAGACCCTGGTGCGCCTGGCCACCGCGCTCGAGGTTGATCCTGGCCAATTTTTGACCGGGATCACCGCCTCCGACTACGGCAAGCGGGCCCACCAGATCACCGTGCGTGATCTCATTAAGGCGCGTCGCGAACAGGGCTGA
- a CDS encoding class II glutamine amidotransferase, translating into MCRWIAYLGAPIPIEDVLVKPNHSLIDQSLLARDLFLPHDQESAQFRRHAFPTNGDGFGLAWSGRAGALGQYRQIEPAWGSQNLRHLAAQIESGCFLAHVRSAPTGTISEQNCHPFVHDGWMFQHNGEVNGFAALKRDLTFDVLPELYPSILGNGDSEVCFYLALSYGLAADPVTALSRMVARVERARAERGVTEPFRATMCASDGTQLVTLRWISDDASEADAPSLFHSFGPTTLHTAAGANEPLPANAQLVVSEPLELHWSRRTWHEIPARTIGVFKPSAAPLFAPVDLGL; encoded by the coding sequence GTGTGCCGTTGGATCGCGTATCTCGGGGCTCCGATCCCCATCGAAGACGTGCTGGTGAAGCCCAATCACTCCCTGATTGACCAGAGTCTGCTCGCGCGCGATCTCTTTCTCCCGCACGACCAAGAATCCGCACAGTTCAGACGTCATGCCTTCCCGACGAACGGGGACGGCTTTGGCCTCGCGTGGTCTGGCCGCGCGGGCGCGCTCGGCCAGTATCGTCAGATCGAACCGGCGTGGGGAAGCCAGAATCTGCGCCATCTCGCCGCACAGATCGAATCGGGATGTTTCCTGGCGCACGTCAGATCGGCGCCAACCGGCACGATCTCGGAGCAAAACTGCCACCCTTTTGTGCACGACGGTTGGATGTTTCAGCACAACGGCGAGGTCAACGGGTTTGCTGCGCTCAAGAGAGATCTCACCTTCGATGTGCTGCCGGAGCTGTACCCGTCGATTCTGGGCAACGGCGACTCCGAGGTCTGTTTTTATCTCGCGCTGAGCTATGGCCTCGCGGCCGATCCGGTCACCGCCCTCAGCCGTATGGTCGCTCGTGTCGAGCGGGCGAGAGCCGAGCGCGGGGTCACCGAACCGTTTCGCGCAACGATGTGCGCGTCAGACGGCACCCAGTTGGTCACACTGCGTTGGATCAGCGACGACGCCAGCGAAGCCGACGCTCCCTCGCTGTTCCACTCCTTTGGCCCAACCACACTGCACACGGCGGCTGGAGCAAATGAGCCGCTCCCCGCCAATGCGCAACTCGTGGTCTCCGAACCGCTCGAACTGCACTGGAGCCGGCGAACCTGGCATGAAATTCCCGCGCGCACGATCGGGGTGTTCAAGCCAAGCGCCGCACCACTCTTCGCCCCGGTCGATCTCGGTTTATAG
- a CDS encoding DUF1214 domain-containing protein, translating into MGEQASLTPEGFPDADAVRVAYEASDLVRAITCYKHFFPAVSGIAILRGSEKVGILPNRVFGTMDTRPAQVGLTLNSDTPYAPVFLDLDLGPMLVDIPAGPIVGSMLNVDQSWVTDVGIPGADAGAGGRYLVLPRGVLHKEVEGAITVRAASRHVLIGLRAIPVDGDVDAALELLRETRVTPLDPEASWQEPRWIELSGIPQDTSPNGVQGTPAFWEYLRDYLTIEGTTETDAPYVAQLAELGIRAGQPMPQDEVVRAVLDRAAVGADAQMRVQSLADRREDRVAWPDRQWEWVSLRPENALFQLDGLLDVTARETWFYQAIAASPAMFRRVAGGGSLYWFSARDSSGAYLDGGKEYTLEVPLPVPGNLFWSITVYDARTRSQILTEQGEAALRSLFELDDHLDGESVTLHFGPTAPANDDGTWIQTIPGVGWFVYFRIYGPTEAAFDGTWRPNDFELKSRD; encoded by the coding sequence ATGGGTGAACAAGCGAGTCTGACTCCTGAGGGATTTCCCGACGCGGATGCGGTGCGGGTCGCCTACGAGGCCTCTGATCTCGTGCGGGCAATTACCTGCTACAAGCACTTCTTCCCTGCGGTGTCGGGGATTGCGATCCTGCGAGGCAGCGAAAAGGTCGGGATCCTTCCCAACCGAGTCTTCGGCACCATGGATACACGACCGGCGCAGGTGGGGCTCACGCTCAATTCTGATACCCCGTATGCACCGGTGTTTCTGGATCTCGATCTCGGGCCGATGCTCGTTGATATTCCCGCGGGGCCAATCGTGGGCTCGATGCTGAACGTTGATCAGTCTTGGGTGACCGACGTCGGCATTCCCGGTGCCGACGCCGGTGCGGGAGGCCGGTACCTGGTGTTGCCGCGAGGAGTGCTGCACAAGGAGGTCGAGGGAGCGATCACGGTGCGCGCCGCGTCGAGGCACGTGCTGATTGGGCTGCGCGCTATTCCGGTCGACGGAGATGTCGACGCTGCACTTGAACTTCTGCGGGAAACGCGGGTCACGCCGCTTGATCCTGAAGCCTCGTGGCAAGAGCCGCGCTGGATCGAGCTGAGCGGGATTCCGCAAGACACCAGCCCCAACGGGGTACAGGGCACTCCGGCGTTTTGGGAGTACTTGCGCGACTATCTGACGATCGAGGGGACTACCGAAACTGACGCGCCGTATGTTGCTCAGCTCGCCGAGCTCGGTATCCGCGCTGGGCAACCCATGCCGCAGGATGAAGTGGTGCGTGCGGTGCTTGACCGCGCTGCTGTGGGGGCCGACGCACAGATGCGGGTGCAGTCACTCGCGGATCGCCGCGAGGATCGTGTTGCCTGGCCAGATCGCCAGTGGGAGTGGGTGAGCCTTCGCCCGGAGAACGCGTTATTTCAGCTCGACGGCCTGCTCGACGTTACCGCCCGCGAGACCTGGTTCTACCAGGCGATCGCCGCATCGCCGGCGATGTTCCGCAGGGTCGCGGGTGGCGGCTCTCTCTACTGGTTTAGCGCGCGGGACAGCTCGGGTGCATACCTGGATGGTGGCAAGGAGTACACGCTCGAGGTGCCACTACCCGTTCCGGGTAATCTGTTCTGGAGCATAACTGTGTACGACGCCCGCACGCGCAGCCAGATATTGACCGAGCAGGGTGAGGCCGCGTTGAGGTCGCTGTTCGAGCTGGATGATCATCTTGATGGCGAATCTGTCACGCTTCACTTCGGCCCGACCGCTCCCGCGAACGATGACGGCACCTGGATTCAAACGATTCCCGGTGTCGGGTGGTTTGTGTACTTCAGGATCTACGGTCCAACCGAGGCCGCGTTCGACGGCACCTGGCGGCCAAATGACTTTGAGTTGAAATCTAGAGACTGA
- a CDS encoding response regulator: MPLSVPHVLVVDDDPDVALLVKTLLERRAGCTVEVAADGITAIERAVASQPDVVVTDIEMPGLNGLELVEQLREKIPGVPIIVMTAHVSVDYAVSALRAQADEFLTKPLDNARLIETVKRLAIEGRGRRSAQRTPETVLAIGAHPDDVEIGAGGILAAHAHAGDNITILTMSRGDRGGNANDRQGESLAAAELLGARLFLKDLIDTEISSGGATVRLIEEVVQEVQPTIVYTHSGHDRHQDHRAVSEATIVATRKIGTVACYQSPSATIDYRPTRFIRIEQFLDEKLELLKCYESQVLSRDYLAPDFVTATARYWTRFGGGTAVEPLEVVRESSELARTREHLRQES, translated from the coding sequence ATGCCACTATCAGTTCCTCACGTACTGGTTGTAGATGACGATCCAGATGTTGCACTTCTCGTCAAGACGCTCCTTGAGCGTCGTGCCGGGTGCACGGTCGAGGTCGCGGCGGACGGGATCACCGCGATAGAACGCGCGGTTGCTTCGCAACCGGATGTTGTGGTGACCGACATTGAAATGCCAGGCCTCAACGGCCTGGAACTCGTCGAACAGTTACGGGAGAAGATTCCCGGCGTTCCCATCATCGTGATGACCGCGCACGTCTCGGTCGACTACGCGGTATCGGCACTGCGCGCGCAGGCAGACGAGTTTCTGACCAAACCCCTCGACAACGCTCGCCTTATCGAAACGGTCAAACGGCTCGCAATCGAGGGCCGAGGCCGCAGATCCGCTCAGCGCACCCCCGAAACCGTGCTTGCAATTGGCGCTCACCCTGACGATGTGGAGATCGGCGCCGGTGGAATTCTCGCCGCGCACGCCCACGCGGGTGACAACATCACGATCCTCACGATGTCTCGGGGCGATCGTGGCGGCAATGCAAACGATCGACAGGGTGAATCGCTCGCGGCAGCCGAACTGCTGGGGGCCAGGCTGTTCCTGAAGGATCTGATCGACACCGAGATCTCTAGCGGAGGCGCAACGGTTCGGCTGATCGAAGAGGTTGTGCAAGAGGTGCAGCCGACGATCGTTTACACGCACTCCGGCCATGATCGGCACCAGGATCACCGGGCAGTGAGCGAGGCAACAATCGTCGCGACCCGCAAGATCGGCACGGTCGCCTGCTACCAAAGCCCTTCGGCGACGATCGACTACCGGCCAACGCGCTTTATTCGCATCGAGCAGTTTTTAGACGAAAAGCTCGAGTTGCTGAAGTGCTACGAGTCGCAGGTGCTGAGCCGCGACTATCTTGCCCCCGACTTTGTCACGGCGACCGCACGCTACTGGACCCGATTCGGCGGCGGCACAGCGGTAGAACCACTTGAGGTGGTTCGGGAAAGCTCAGAGCTTGCTCGAACCCGCGAACACCTTCGACAGGAGAGTTAA
- a CDS encoding ATP-grasp domain-containing protein — protein MTTRVLVTGAGGPAGVAVIRSLLKRSDLTVFAADMDGWASGLYLVPAEQRRLVPPGRDDDFVPALSRLVAEDQLDLVISTVDVELLAVVDRRDELAPAILAAPSAETLQVSLDKLALAERCAATGRAPRTVLAGPDALAVDWEFPAFAKPRQGAGSRGIRMVQDRAALEALPLDEGLIVQDLLPGEEYSVDVIADASGSVVAAVPRTRARVDSGVAIAGRTLHDPELQETAAAVAEAIGLVGVANVQLRRDRAGRPMLLEVNPRFPGALPLTIAAGVDIPSLVVDLFLGKAIPANVPFAEIATVRFLEDVIIEVDEVLESAHAGHQDEL, from the coding sequence ATGACCACTCGCGTACTGGTTACAGGCGCTGGCGGGCCAGCGGGAGTTGCAGTGATTCGATCGCTCCTCAAGCGATCCGACCTCACCGTGTTTGCGGCTGACATGGACGGGTGGGCAAGTGGCTTGTACCTGGTGCCCGCTGAGCAGCGCAGGCTCGTGCCGCCCGGCCGTGATGACGATTTTGTGCCCGCCCTCAGCCGTTTGGTCGCAGAGGATCAACTAGACCTCGTCATCTCGACGGTCGACGTTGAGTTGCTCGCCGTGGTTGACCGCCGCGACGAACTCGCACCGGCGATATTGGCAGCACCATCTGCCGAGACCCTGCAGGTATCGCTCGACAAGCTTGCGCTCGCGGAACGCTGCGCGGCCACAGGACGCGCTCCCCGCACGGTGCTCGCGGGGCCCGACGCGCTCGCTGTCGATTGGGAATTCCCCGCGTTTGCGAAGCCCCGCCAGGGTGCGGGCAGCCGCGGGATTCGTATGGTTCAGGATCGCGCGGCGCTCGAGGCGCTGCCGCTTGATGAGGGCCTGATTGTGCAAGATTTGCTGCCGGGTGAGGAGTACTCGGTCGATGTGATCGCCGACGCCTCTGGCAGCGTGGTCGCGGCGGTACCTCGCACCCGCGCACGGGTCGATTCGGGTGTTGCGATCGCTGGCCGCACACTGCACGATCCCGAGCTCCAAGAGACGGCGGCGGCTGTTGCTGAGGCCATCGGGCTTGTCGGAGTGGCAAATGTGCAGCTGCGACGGGACCGCGCGGGCCGCCCGATGCTGCTCGAAGTGAACCCTCGGTTTCCTGGCGCACTCCCCCTCACCATTGCAGCCGGGGTCGATATTCCCTCGCTCGTGGTCGACCTGTTTCTCGGCAAGGCCATTCCCGCGAATGTGCCGTTCGCGGAGATCGCGACCGTGAGGTTTCTCGAAGACGTCATCATCGAGGTCGACGAGGTGCTGGAGTCAGCCCATGCGGGGCACCAGGACGAGTTATGA